The following coding sequences are from one Bacillota bacterium window:
- a CDS encoding DUF3854 domain-containing protein, translated as MGLVLEPSAVGLRFSPGRAEARANCPFCGDRGGHLYGNAQKGVFFCFRCGARGRLRAGAVVLSARPAPQVSAPAVADAAKLDGVYRALLAALGLSAVHREHLLSPARGLDPEQIQAGMYRTLPESGRADLGERVAARADPAGVPGFWRAGGKWRVAGPPGLLVPVRDASGRIVGLQVRRDASGGGPRYVWLSSAGRPGGTPARALCHVSALGPPGGPRVWITEGPLKADIAASRLGEPVLAVPGVNTWRSAGLFEALEALGAGSVVVAFDSDAETNPHVDAAARSLEEALRAAGYRVSRAYWPVAWGKGLDDLLLGGRFPELQEAKGGMCLNRVTLAGEVVQPPAVSQVKRKDGSSCLKARLLFEISDDGRREVVPINAWDRLAKRVQEAGLSKGDYLIVDGKLKVSRDEAGRQLEIWLSDFSVLLKSNGHHQPARPDQAPKPAPETPARKP; from the coding sequence GGGCGGAGGCGCGGGCCAACTGCCCTTTTTGCGGGGACCGCGGCGGGCACCTCTACGGCAACGCCCAGAAGGGCGTGTTTTTCTGCTTCCGGTGCGGGGCCCGGGGCAGGCTGCGCGCGGGAGCCGTGGTGCTCTCCGCGCGGCCTGCCCCCCAGGTTTCGGCGCCTGCGGTGGCCGACGCTGCCAAGCTGGATGGGGTCTACCGCGCCCTGCTCGCGGCGCTGGGCCTGAGCGCGGTTCACCGGGAGCACCTGCTCTCGCCCGCCCGCGGCCTGGACCCGGAGCAGATCCAGGCGGGGATGTACCGCACGCTGCCCGAAAGCGGCCGCGCGGACCTGGGGGAGCGGGTGGCGGCCCGGGCCGACCCGGCCGGGGTGCCCGGCTTCTGGCGCGCGGGAGGGAAGTGGCGCGTGGCCGGCCCTCCCGGCCTGCTTGTGCCGGTGCGGGACGCTTCGGGGAGGATTGTGGGCCTGCAAGTGCGCCGGGACGCGTCCGGTGGCGGGCCCCGGTACGTGTGGCTGTCGTCCGCGGGCAGGCCGGGCGGCACGCCGGCGCGGGCCCTGTGCCACGTGTCGGCACTGGGGCCGCCCGGCGGCCCCAGGGTGTGGATCACCGAGGGGCCGCTGAAGGCGGACATTGCCGCCTCGCGCCTGGGCGAGCCGGTGCTGGCGGTGCCGGGCGTGAACACCTGGCGGTCGGCCGGCCTGTTTGAGGCCCTGGAGGCCCTGGGGGCCGGGTCAGTGGTGGTGGCGTTCGACTCCGATGCCGAGACCAATCCGCACGTGGACGCGGCCGCCCGCAGCCTGGAAGAGGCCCTGCGGGCGGCGGGCTACCGTGTCTCGCGTGCTTACTGGCCCGTCGCCTGGGGCAAGGGCCTCGACGACCTGCTCCTGGGCGGCCGGTTCCCGGAGTTGCAGGAAGCAAAGGGAGGGATGTGTTTGAACCGCGTCACGCTCGCGGGGGAGGTTGTGCAGCCGCCGGCGGTGAGCCAGGTGAAGCGGAAGGACGGCTCAAGCTGCCTCAAGGCCCGGCTGCTTTTTGAGATCTCCGACGACGGCCGCCGGGAGGTGGTGCCCATCAACGCCTGGGACCGGCTGGCGAAGAGGGTGCAGGAGGCCGGCCTGTCCAAGGGGGACTACCTCATCGTAGACGGCAAGCTGAAGGTGAGTCGGGACGAGGCCGGCCGGCAGCTGGAGATTTGGCTCTCGGACTTCAGCGTGCTGCTGAAGTCCAACGGGCACCACCAGCCGGCCCGGCCTGACCAGGCACCGAAGCCCGCGCCGGAGACTCCTGCAAGGAAACCCG